A genomic region of Chlorobaculum parvum NCIB 8327 contains the following coding sequences:
- a CDS encoding pentapeptide repeat-containing protein produces MKAHTLAIPAMLFAGLCALTPSAHAYNRDQLNLLRSNVEKWNAMRAAQPELPIDLSKANLEDANLDGANLSEANLSKADLSGASLDQANLRKANLSMTYLKRADLKKADLSEAWMVSANLRDAFLKDARLSRANLSGTNLRWAKLWDADLGQANLKDANLFETSFERANLKGTLFTKARFLENAVMNDAKVSNNTVIPSGEPASRGWAMRHNSRFVQEEPSAPAEFVPPVVAPPVIIPENLPNGATSQAVPTQPVPDVREVEEWNTMREKHPEAPIEMSEEKLGDANLEEVDLSNANLKQSDFESADLDKANLAGANLAGGNFSRADMEKANLKGANLEGAVLDRAFMKQADLSNANLRNANLFGAMLSGANLDGADLTNASLFDANLEKASLKGTNLTGANLIGINLTGAAISSSTLTPSGKPATRSWAVLNNATFTE; encoded by the coding sequence ATGAAAGCTCATACCCTTGCCATTCCAGCCATGCTTTTTGCAGGCCTTTGCGCGCTGACGCCTTCGGCTCATGCGTACAACCGCGACCAGCTCAACCTGCTTCGCAGCAATGTCGAAAAGTGGAATGCCATGCGAGCAGCGCAGCCGGAGCTGCCGATCGACCTCTCGAAAGCCAATCTGGAGGATGCCAATCTGGATGGAGCCAATCTTTCAGAGGCCAACCTTTCAAAGGCAGACCTGAGCGGAGCTTCACTTGACCAGGCCAATCTCCGCAAGGCAAACCTGTCGATGACCTATCTGAAACGAGCCGACCTGAAGAAAGCCGATCTTTCCGAGGCATGGATGGTGAGCGCAAATCTTAGGGATGCATTCCTCAAAGATGCCCGGCTGTCGAGAGCCAACCTCTCCGGAACAAATCTGCGATGGGCAAAGCTCTGGGATGCCGACCTCGGGCAGGCAAATCTGAAAGACGCCAACCTTTTTGAAACCAGTTTCGAAAGAGCAAACCTCAAAGGCACGCTGTTTACCAAGGCCCGGTTTCTTGAAAACGCAGTCATGAACGATGCCAAAGTATCGAACAATACCGTCATACCGTCCGGAGAACCTGCATCGAGAGGATGGGCAATGCGGCACAACAGCCGCTTCGTCCAGGAGGAGCCGAGCGCACCTGCCGAGTTTGTCCCGCCGGTTGTTGCACCGCCAGTCATCATTCCGGAAAACCTGCCTAATGGTGCGACCTCGCAGGCCGTTCCAACTCAGCCCGTTCCCGATGTTCGTGAGGTTGAAGAGTGGAATACGATGAGAGAGAAGCACCCGGAAGCGCCCATCGAGATGAGCGAGGAAAAGCTTGGGGATGCCAATCTCGAAGAGGTTGATCTGAGCAATGCGAATCTGAAGCAATCGGACTTCGAAAGCGCCGATCTCGACAAAGCCAATCTTGCCGGAGCCAACCTGGCGGGCGGCAATTTCAGCCGTGCAGACATGGAAAAGGCAAACCTGAAAGGAGCTAATCTTGAAGGTGCAGTGCTGGACCGTGCGTTTATGAAACAGGCCGACTTGTCGAACGCTAATCTCCGAAATGCAAACCTGTTCGGCGCCATGCTGTCCGGAGCCAATCTTGACGGCGCTGACCTGACCAATGCCTCGCTGTTCGATGCCAATCTGGAAAAAGCTTCGCTGAAGGGGACGAACCTGACCGGAGCAAACCTGATCGGCATCAATCTGACCGGCGCGGCAATCTCGTCCTCGACGCTCACCCCCTCAGGCAAACCGGCCACCCGTAGCTGGGCAGTACTCAACAACGCAACCTTCACGGAGTAA
- a CDS encoding exo-beta-N-acetylmuramidase NamZ family protein, which yields MVINGLDILLGNPDLLAGRSIGLIANQTSVSSKLDYSWTLLRRAGVELTRIFSPEHGLFAVEQDQIAVDREPETGCEIVSLYGHNEQSLAPARELLEGLDLVLFDIQDVGSRYYTYVNTLALFMEAAQGLDIEIMVLDRPNPLGGELIEGPLLDPAFHSFVGVMPVPVRHGLTAGEIAHFYRDYKKLDLNLSVLAMQGWSRRMLFPETGLPWVPPSPNMPTFEVAEVYPGMCLFEGLNVSEGRGSTTPFLLSGAPFVDPEALAARLSSMPLEGVVFRPTWFRPTFHKYAGGVVGGIYLHVTDRERFRPFATGVAMTCALRELYGDRLSFLDGVYEFRDDIPAFDLLAGSSEIRSMILDGKPAETIISSWQQDEASFAAIKPNFHLYDS from the coding sequence ATGGTCATCAACGGTCTCGACATCCTGCTCGGCAATCCCGATCTGCTGGCTGGCAGAAGCATCGGCCTGATCGCCAACCAGACATCGGTATCGTCGAAACTCGACTATTCGTGGACGCTGCTGCGACGCGCCGGTGTCGAACTCACCCGAATCTTTTCGCCCGAACACGGCCTGTTCGCCGTCGAGCAGGATCAGATCGCCGTAGATCGTGAACCCGAGACCGGCTGTGAAATCGTCAGCCTGTACGGCCACAACGAGCAGTCGCTCGCCCCGGCCCGCGAGCTGCTCGAAGGGCTCGACCTGGTGCTGTTCGACATTCAGGATGTCGGCTCGCGCTACTACACCTACGTCAACACGCTGGCGCTCTTCATGGAGGCTGCGCAGGGGCTCGACATCGAAATCATGGTGCTCGACCGGCCGAACCCACTCGGCGGCGAGCTGATCGAAGGCCCATTGCTCGACCCGGCGTTCCACTCGTTCGTCGGGGTAATGCCGGTGCCGGTGCGCCACGGCCTGACCGCCGGAGAGATCGCCCACTTCTACCGCGACTACAAAAAGCTCGACCTCAACCTGAGCGTGCTTGCGATGCAGGGCTGGTCGCGCCGGATGCTCTTTCCGGAAACCGGACTGCCGTGGGTGCCGCCGTCGCCGAACATGCCAACGTTCGAAGTCGCGGAGGTCTATCCCGGCATGTGCCTGTTCGAGGGTCTCAATGTTTCGGAGGGGCGCGGCTCAACCACACCGTTCCTGCTGAGCGGCGCGCCATTCGTCGATCCGGAAGCGCTTGCCGCACGTCTCAGCTCGATGCCACTGGAGGGCGTTGTCTTCCGTCCAACCTGGTTCAGACCGACCTTCCACAAGTATGCCGGTGGAGTCGTCGGCGGCATCTACCTGCACGTGACCGACCGCGAGCGATTCCGCCCTTTCGCAACCGGAGTAGCCATGACCTGCGCGCTTCGCGAGCTGTACGGCGACCGCCTCTCGTTTCTGGACGGTGTGTATGAGTTCAGGGATGACATCCCCGCATTTGACCTACTTGCCGGAAGCAGTGAAATCCGTTCGATGATTCTCGACGGAAAACCCGCCGAAACCATCATCAGCTCCTGGCAGCAGGACGAAGCCTCGTTTGCCGCCATCAAACCCAACTTCCATCTGTACGACTCGTAA
- a CDS encoding sugar phosphate nucleotidyltransferase, whose protein sequence is MNAFVLAAGFGTRLQPLTDTLPKPLIPVLNVPSLCYSLFLLKRAGISKAIINIHHHQESIRRFFDEHDFGGLEIVLSEEPTILGTGGGLKKCEALLGDEEFLLINSDIISDIDLRSLIDTHRRSDTGGTLALYETPLAAEIGHIGVKDGRVLDFRNRRGTGLDSSFIYTGTAILSPAIFQHLESGYSGIVETGFNGLVENEGLAFYEHKGLWQDIGTLPNFYRANLDDNLRILQLAAEMKQQIGFFPHRISPEASISPDATVIDSVIGANCSIAKGAVVEHSVLLPGTIIGPDEAVRNSIAAPPNVRIPL, encoded by the coding sequence ATGAACGCCTTCGTCCTGGCCGCCGGATTCGGCACCCGCCTGCAGCCGCTGACCGATACCCTACCCAAGCCGCTCATTCCGGTGCTGAACGTGCCAAGCCTCTGCTACTCTCTGTTCCTGCTGAAAAGAGCTGGTATCAGCAAAGCGATCATCAACATTCACCACCATCAGGAGAGCATCCGCCGCTTTTTCGACGAGCACGACTTCGGCGGTCTCGAAATTGTACTGTCCGAAGAGCCGACCATCCTCGGCACCGGTGGCGGCCTGAAGAAGTGCGAAGCGCTGCTCGGCGATGAGGAGTTCCTGCTCATCAACAGCGATATTATTAGCGACATCGACCTGCGCTCGCTCATCGACACGCACCGGCGATCGGACACAGGTGGCACGCTGGCCCTGTATGAAACTCCGCTGGCAGCAGAGATCGGCCACATCGGCGTCAAAGATGGCCGTGTGCTCGATTTCCGCAACCGGCGTGGCACTGGGCTTGACTCTTCCTTCATCTACACCGGTACGGCGATATTGAGCCCTGCCATTTTCCAGCATCTGGAGAGCGGCTACTCAGGCATCGTCGAAACCGGATTTAATGGGCTCGTGGAAAACGAAGGTCTCGCCTTTTACGAGCACAAGGGGTTGTGGCAGGACATCGGTACGTTGCCGAACTTTTACCGCGCGAACCTTGACGATAATTTGCGTATCCTTCAACTTGCGGCAGAAATGAAACAGCAGATCGGCTTTTTCCCCCATCGGATCTCGCCTGAAGCCTCGATCAGCCCGGATGCAACGGTCATCGATTCGGTGATCGGCGCGAACTGCTCCATCGCGAAGGGCGCGGTCGTGGAGCACTCGGTACTGCTGCCCGGCACGATAATCGGCCCGGATGAAGCTGTCAGAAATTCAATTGCCGCACCACCGAACGTGCGCATTCCGCTCTGA
- a CDS encoding ATP-binding protein, which produces MIVNEPSNLSKNKRLENPAHCGTTMRGHHKCGCWGSILDREKILHHDMNSKPLSIAGSRRPINTIRTENTSTMENCALELRSLIENIPGTIYQIDTSGKTTLLSRPPAFLKEASAEQYTRHLFDTLSIIHPDDRQMVAESYKKLKSAPQSIKISYRVVTPENAIRWLEDQKTSTFSDNGTFKSIGGILFDITDRIAAIEENRRLESQVRKSQRLETIGTLAGGIAHDFNNILTPILGYSEMGLGSLDEDDPMYEYFTEIMQAAERAQKLVSQILTFSRAQDGNPAPVLIQDIIGEALKLLRPSLPSTISIEQRIDQACRSVLADPSQIHQVIINLCTNAFHAMEHTGGTLTIGLKEILPGEQQAASLPDLLESGYVKLTVSDTGNGIDEATMERIFEPFFTTKSIEKGTGLGLSVVHGIVTGAGGQIIAESSRGKGSAFHVYLPVINENKAPEPPQKLQFNKHNANILFVDDEPAAVQMMTIMMQKLGYTIHAEKSPIEALRRFRENPEQYDLIITDLTMPEMTGTQLAEKLHKLMPSTPIILMTGYGKLIGHETPLNHYGINRLLKKPVKLHQLASTVHEVLNETNHCKTQ; this is translated from the coding sequence ATGATCGTGAACGAGCCATCAAATCTCTCGAAGAACAAGCGGCTGGAAAATCCAGCTCATTGTGGAACTACGATGAGGGGGCATCACAAATGCGGATGCTGGGGCAGTATCCTTGATCGTGAAAAAATCCTGCATCACGACATGAACAGCAAGCCGCTGAGTATTGCCGGATCACGGCGGCCCATCAATACAATCAGAACCGAAAACACGTCAACAATGGAAAACTGCGCCCTGGAATTGCGCTCCTTGATCGAAAACATCCCGGGGACGATCTATCAAATCGACACTTCAGGTAAAACCACCCTGCTATCCCGCCCCCCGGCTTTTCTGAAGGAGGCGTCTGCTGAGCAGTACACCAGGCATCTGTTCGATACCCTCTCGATAATACACCCTGATGATCGGCAAATGGTAGCCGAGTCGTACAAAAAACTCAAATCAGCCCCACAATCGATCAAGATATCCTACAGGGTTGTCACACCAGAGAACGCCATCCGCTGGCTCGAAGACCAGAAAACCTCGACATTCTCGGATAACGGAACCTTCAAAAGCATCGGAGGAATTCTGTTTGATATCACCGATCGAATTGCTGCTATTGAAGAAAACCGCAGATTGGAATCGCAAGTACGGAAATCGCAGCGCCTCGAAACCATCGGCACACTTGCAGGCGGCATAGCCCACGATTTCAACAACATCCTGACCCCAATCCTCGGATATTCTGAAATGGGCCTTGGCAGTCTCGACGAAGATGACCCGATGTATGAGTACTTCACCGAAATCATGCAAGCTGCCGAACGCGCCCAGAAGCTTGTTTCACAGATTCTGACTTTCAGCCGAGCACAGGACGGCAATCCTGCCCCAGTGCTTATACAAGACATCATCGGCGAAGCGCTCAAGCTGCTCAGGCCATCTCTGCCATCGACCATCTCAATCGAACAACGCATCGATCAGGCCTGCCGGAGTGTACTGGCCGATCCGTCGCAGATTCATCAGGTTATCATCAACCTCTGCACCAATGCGTTCCATGCCATGGAGCATACCGGCGGCACCCTGACCATCGGCCTGAAAGAAATACTGCCTGGAGAACAGCAAGCCGCCTCGCTGCCAGATCTTCTGGAATCCGGCTACGTCAAGCTAACGGTTTCAGATACGGGAAACGGCATAGACGAGGCAACCATGGAACGTATTTTCGAGCCCTTTTTTACGACCAAATCGATCGAAAAAGGCACCGGGCTCGGGCTTTCGGTCGTGCACGGTATCGTCACCGGTGCTGGCGGACAGATCATCGCTGAAAGCAGCCGAGGCAAAGGCTCGGCATTCCATGTCTACTTACCGGTTATCAACGAAAACAAAGCCCCCGAACCGCCCCAAAAACTGCAGTTCAACAAACATAATGCCAATATTCTTTTTGTTGATGACGAGCCTGCGGCAGTTCAGATGATGACCATTATGATGCAAAAACTTGGCTATACGATCCATGCCGAGAAATCACCCATCGAAGCGCTCAGGCGATTCCGGGAAAACCCGGAACAGTACGACCTGATCATTACGGACCTGACCATGCCGGAAATGACTGGCACTCAACTTGCTGAAAAACTGCACAAGCTCATGCCATCAACCCCGATCATCCTGATGACCGGCTATGGCAAACTCATCGGTCATGAAACACCGTTAAACCATTACGGCATCAACCGCCTCCTCAAAAAGCCAGTCAAGCTGCATCAATTGGCATCAACAGTCCATGAAGTACTCAACGAAACCAACCACTGTAAAACGCAATGA
- a CDS encoding sodium:solute symporter produces the protein MQPIDYAIIISFLAASTLFGLWQGRSNKQTSDYFLGGHKLPWFAVMLSVVATETSVLTFVSVPGLAYRGDWTFLQLSFGYIVGRILVSFILLPAYFKHGVTSIYEVIGMRFGPGIQKTASGIFLITRILGDGIRFLATGVIVQVVTGWPLWLCVLIIGMVTLIYTISGGLRTVVWLDSFQFGLYLAGGFISIGYVLMHIGMPLPEIFSSLYEAGKLRVIDTDPHLFTHPLSFVSAFVGGTLLSLSSHGVDYLMVQRILGCKGLGSARKAMIGSGIFVLFQFALFLLAGSLIYLFMHGAPATKDREFTSFIVNVLPAGLKGVLLAGILSAAMSTLSSSINALAASTVTDLLKGNASLTASRFISIGWAAVLIGIALVFNENDKSIVMLGLEIASFTYGGLLGLFLLSRSSREFHSTSLIAGLLASTGVVFLLKFLGLAWTWYIAVSVIVNLLVTLLIEALQSKKSNTKLS, from the coding sequence ATGCAACCGATCGATTACGCTATCATCATCAGCTTCCTCGCGGCCAGCACGCTTTTCGGCCTCTGGCAGGGTCGCAGCAACAAGCAGACCAGCGACTACTTTCTCGGCGGCCACAAGCTGCCATGGTTCGCCGTCATGCTCTCCGTGGTGGCTACCGAAACCTCGGTACTCACCTTTGTGAGTGTTCCGGGGCTGGCCTACCGGGGCGACTGGACCTTCCTGCAACTCTCGTTTGGCTACATCGTTGGCCGGATTCTGGTCAGCTTCATTCTGCTGCCAGCCTATTTCAAACACGGCGTCACCTCGATTTACGAAGTCATCGGCATGAGATTCGGCCCCGGAATCCAGAAAACCGCGTCAGGCATTTTTTTGATTACCCGCATCCTCGGCGACGGCATCCGGTTCCTCGCCACCGGTGTGATCGTGCAGGTGGTCACCGGCTGGCCGCTCTGGCTGTGCGTGCTCATCATTGGCATGGTTACGCTGATCTACACCATTTCTGGAGGACTCAGAACCGTCGTCTGGCTTGACAGCTTTCAGTTCGGGCTCTACCTTGCCGGTGGGTTTATCTCCATCGGTTACGTCCTCATGCACATTGGCATGCCTCTGCCGGAGATTTTCAGTTCGCTGTATGAGGCCGGAAAGCTGCGGGTCATCGACACCGATCCCCACCTTTTCACCCACCCGCTCTCCTTTGTGAGCGCCTTTGTCGGTGGGACACTCTTATCGCTCTCCTCGCACGGTGTCGATTACCTGATGGTGCAGCGGATTCTGGGGTGCAAGGGGCTCGGTTCGGCGCGAAAGGCGATGATCGGCAGCGGCATCTTCGTGCTGTTTCAGTTCGCGCTCTTCCTGCTCGCCGGATCGCTGATTTACCTCTTCATGCACGGAGCGCCGGCGACCAAAGACCGCGAATTCACTTCGTTCATCGTCAACGTACTTCCGGCAGGCCTGAAGGGCGTGCTGCTGGCCGGCATCTTGTCGGCAGCGATGTCGACCCTCTCCTCCTCGATCAATGCGCTCGCCGCCTCAACCGTGACCGACCTGCTGAAAGGGAACGCTTCGCTCACCGCATCCCGCTTCATCAGCATCGGCTGGGCCGCAGTGCTGATCGGCATCGCGCTCGTATTCAACGAAAACGACAAATCGATTGTGATGCTGGGTCTTGAAATCGCCTCGTTCACCTACGGCGGACTGCTCGGCCTGTTTCTCCTTTCGCGCAGCAGTCGGGAGTTCCACTCTACCAGTCTCATCGCCGGATTGCTGGCAAGCACGGGCGTGGTGTTTCTGCTGAAATTCCTCGGGCTGGCATGGACCTGGTACATAGCCGTCTCGGTAATCGTGAACCTGCTGGTAACCTTGCTCATCGAGGCTTTACAGTCGAAAAAGAGCAATACGAAGTTGTCCTGA
- a CDS encoding response regulator, producing MKILVIDDDPSVRKFIATTLKNENYTVTEAENGEDGLKKFQEERDIGIIITDLLMPDKEGIETIMEIRKVNPSIKILAISGGGKAGPENYLLLADAVGANATLKKPFSGQELIMCLRLLE from the coding sequence ATGAAAATACTAGTCATCGACGACGATCCATCCGTCAGAAAGTTTATCGCCACAACCCTGAAAAATGAGAACTATACAGTCACCGAAGCGGAAAATGGCGAGGATGGGTTAAAAAAATTCCAGGAAGAAAGAGATATCGGCATCATCATCACCGATCTGCTCATGCCCGATAAAGAGGGAATTGAGACGATCATGGAAATAAGAAAAGTCAATCCATCGATAAAAATTCTTGCCATTTCTGGCGGTGGAAAAGCTGGCCCTGAGAACTACCTTCTTCTGGCCGATGCCGTTGGAGCAAATGCAACACTCAAAAAACCATTCAGCGGTCAAGAGTTAATCATGTGCCTGAGACTACTTGAGTAA
- a CDS encoding SDR family oxidoreductase: MDDKTEYGKKVLVAGATGKTGSWVVRRLLHYKVPVRVLARSEQKAREMFGDTVEVVEGKIQDPEAVRRAVSGCDAVISALGSSAVSGEASPSEVDRDGAIRLIDEAAKAGVRHIAMVSSLAVTKWFHPLNLFGGVLTMKHAAEEHLRKVFATDGRSYTIIRPGGLRDGEPLQHRLHVDQGDRLWNGWMNRSDVAELAVLSLWIDKAKNKDLRGGD; the protein is encoded by the coding sequence ATGGACGACAAAACGGAATACGGCAAAAAGGTGCTTGTTGCGGGCGCAACCGGAAAAACGGGCAGCTGGGTCGTCAGGCGCTTGCTGCATTACAAGGTTCCGGTGCGGGTTCTTGCCCGTTCGGAACAGAAAGCGCGGGAAATGTTCGGAGATACCGTTGAGGTTGTGGAAGGAAAAATCCAGGATCCCGAGGCGGTCAGACGGGCGGTTAGCGGATGTGATGCTGTCATCTCTGCTCTTGGCTCTTCTGCGGTGAGCGGCGAGGCCTCTCCCTCAGAGGTTGACCGCGATGGCGCGATCAGGCTGATCGATGAAGCCGCGAAAGCTGGGGTGAGGCATATCGCGATGGTCAGCTCTCTGGCCGTGACCAAATGGTTTCATCCGCTCAATCTTTTTGGAGGTGTACTGACAATGAAGCATGCTGCAGAGGAGCATCTTCGGAAGGTTTTTGCTACTGATGGGCGTTCGTACACCATTATCAGACCCGGCGGGCTCAGAGACGGGGAGCCGCTGCAGCACCGGTTGCATGTCGATCAGGGCGATCGACTGTGGAACGGCTGGATGAACCGGTCTGACGTGGCCGAGCTGGCGGTACTTTCGCTTTGGATTGACAAGGCGAAAAACAAAGACCTTCGAGGTGGTGATTGA
- a CDS encoding TRC40/GET3/ArsA family transport-energizing ATPase, producing the protein MRLILMTGKGGVGKTSTAAATGLRCAELGYKTLVLSTDPAHSLADSFDMPLGHEPRKVCENLWGAELDVLEELEQNWGSVKRYMTEVLQARGLEGVQAEELAILPGMDEIFGLVRVFRHHKEGHYDVLIIDSAPTGTALRLLSIPEVGGWYMRRLYKPLEKMAVYLRPIVEPIFRPIAGFSLPDKEMMDLPFEFYEQIEALGRILTDHSVTSVRLVTNPEKMVIKESLRAQAYLSLYNISIDMVVANRIIPDEVTDPYFQYWKENQKLYRQEIIDSFSPLPVKEVPLYSREICGLETLEKLKDMLYGDEDPSQVYYTRNPYQIHQTEGGFELELLLPGVPDEEVQLSKSGDELNIRIGNHRRNMVLPQSLATLKTTGARREADRLVISFRESVN; encoded by the coding sequence ATGCGACTGATTTTGATGACGGGAAAAGGTGGTGTCGGCAAAACTTCGACGGCTGCGGCCACCGGGTTGCGCTGCGCCGAACTCGGGTACAAAACCCTTGTATTGAGTACAGACCCTGCCCATTCACTTGCGGACAGTTTCGATATGCCTCTCGGGCATGAGCCGCGGAAGGTCTGTGAGAACCTCTGGGGCGCGGAGCTGGATGTGCTTGAAGAGCTTGAGCAGAACTGGGGCAGCGTCAAGCGGTACATGACCGAGGTGCTGCAGGCCAGGGGTCTCGAAGGCGTGCAGGCCGAAGAGCTTGCCATTTTGCCAGGCATGGACGAGATTTTTGGCCTGGTCAGGGTATTCCGTCATCACAAGGAGGGGCATTACGATGTGCTGATCATCGATTCGGCTCCGACCGGTACTGCGCTGAGGCTGCTGAGTATTCCGGAGGTCGGCGGTTGGTACATGAGGCGATTGTACAAGCCGCTCGAAAAAATGGCTGTGTACCTGCGTCCGATCGTCGAGCCGATTTTCAGGCCGATTGCCGGCTTTTCGCTTCCCGACAAGGAGATGATGGATCTGCCTTTCGAGTTCTATGAGCAGATCGAGGCGCTCGGCAGAATTCTGACCGACCACAGCGTCACTTCGGTGCGGCTGGTTACCAACCCTGAGAAGATGGTTATCAAGGAGTCGCTTCGCGCACAGGCCTATCTCAGTCTGTACAACATCTCGATCGACATGGTGGTGGCCAATCGCATCATTCCAGATGAGGTGACCGACCCCTATTTTCAGTACTGGAAAGAGAATCAGAAGCTTTACCGCCAGGAAATTATCGACAGCTTCAGTCCGCTCCCGGTCAAGGAGGTGCCGCTGTATTCCCGTGAAATCTGCGGTCTCGAAACGCTCGAAAAGCTCAAGGATATGCTGTATGGTGACGAAGATCCATCACAGGTCTATTACACCCGCAACCCCTATCAGATCCACCAGACAGAAGGCGGCTTCGAACTTGAACTGCTCTTGCCAGGGGTTCCCGACGAAGAGGTTCAGTTAAGCAAAAGCGGCGATGAACTGAACATCAGGATCGGCAACCACCGCCGAAACATGGTGCTTCCCCAGTCACTGGCAACCCTGAAAACCACCGGGGCTCGGCGCGAGGCTGACCGGCTTGTGATCAGTTTCAGGGAGTCTGTCAATTGA
- a CDS encoding response regulator transcription factor, with protein MKIEAPILVIEDEEDIRQMICDILNEDGYSTIQAADGHEGLLSLRKTPEIHIVITDLLMPKKEGIATISELRKDFPWIKIIAISGGGICFPENYLNRAKAMGADATLCKPFGNSELLSIIDELNQ; from the coding sequence ATGAAAATTGAAGCTCCCATCCTAGTCATCGAGGATGAGGAGGATATCCGGCAGATGATTTGCGATATTCTTAATGAGGATGGCTACAGTACAATACAGGCAGCGGATGGGCACGAAGGGCTCCTGTCTTTGAGAAAAACACCCGAGATCCACATAGTCATCACAGACTTATTGATGCCTAAAAAAGAAGGCATCGCAACCATCAGCGAACTACGCAAGGACTTTCCCTGGATAAAAATTATAGCCATATCGGGAGGCGGCATCTGTTTTCCGGAAAACTATCTCAATCGCGCAAAGGCCATGGGGGCAGATGCAACGCTCTGCAAGCCGTTTGGAAACTCAGAACTACTTAGTATCATTGACGAGTTAAACCAGTAG
- a CDS encoding bacteriochlorophyll c-binding family protein produces the protein MNNPSGAFVQGAAAYGRFLEVFIDGHWWVVGDALENIGKTTKRLGANAYPHLYGGAGSGSGLRGSSPVASGFATPSKEVKSRFKD, from the coding sequence ATGAACAACCCGTCAGGAGCATTCGTCCAAGGCGCTGCAGCATATGGCAGATTTCTTGAGGTTTTTATCGATGGCCACTGGTGGGTAGTCGGTGATGCACTTGAAAATATCGGCAAAACAACAAAAAGGCTTGGTGCGAACGCCTATCCTCACCTTTATGGTGGTGCAGGATCTGGATCCGGTCTCAGAGGCTCGTCACCTGTTGCTTCCGGATTCGCGACTCCGTCCAAAGAGGTGAAAAGTCGTTTCAAAGACTAA